The window ACGCTTTAGTTATGAAGACGTATGTTGTGTAAAATATAAAGATGTGTATTATTTATTTTGTAATCAATGGTTGTGGGAAGAGATGCATAATCCACGGATGAGCGGGGTATTTTTAGCTATTTCTCATGATTTGTTTCATTGGGAAAAAGTAGGGATTGTATTTCCTAAAGCGAACCGCATTCATCGGAATCCAGTTGTACTTCAAAGTCCCATCAATGAAGCAGTTCGGGTGAATGGTAGTTTTGTTATGTATATTAATGATGGATTGATGGCATATTCAGACGATTTAATTCATTGGGAATCAAAAGAAATCGAATATCGCTGGCCTGGTGGAGAAGGATGTTTTGCTCTGACAAATCATAGTCCAGAAAGATCCGAGGATATCATTCTTTTTACCGGCGGACACCATACTGGTCATTTTTATGCCATAGGTGAAGTTTTATTTTCACAATCTAATCCCGAAAAACCATTAGCCTATCTTCCAAGACCGGTGCTCTATGCAGAACCGAAATATCCTTACGAAAACGGGTTTACAGCTGAAGAACCACATCGGTTTATTTCGAGTTTTGCAGATACGGTATTTTTTACTGGGCTTACGCGTTATGCTGGTCGATGGTGGTTGTATTACGGTGGGAGTGAATATTATACTTGTTTAGCAAACGCCGATGCTGGACAATCTAAAAACAGCGAGTAAGTATGTTATATATCTCTGTATTTTTATAAAAAATTTAATTTTTACAATTTTATAAGAAGGTAATATATATGAAATTAACCAACAATGATAACAGTTTTATAGTTCTGGCAAAAAATTATTTATTTTGGAAACCACCCTTGATACGAAATTATATTCCACTATCCATCATCGTAGTATTGTGCTTAATATTTCCCATTCATCTTTTCGCTAAAGAATATAGCAATGTTAACATCATTTATGTAGATACGACATCATTTAAATTACAAACTGGCAACTATTTACTGGAATATTCAGTCAAAACCACGGAAAATATCCAGGGATGGATTATCATCCGGCGAACTGGAGTCAATAATTTTGGGATCGCTACAAAGTTAGCAAATGGACAGGGATTGGATGTAACTGATGCTTGCGGTTCCCGTGAGGCCTCTCTCTATGGATGGAAAGATTTGCGTAAAGATTCAAATATGTTCCGTTTCCTGACCGTTGAAGATACAACGGATATGATACAAATTCGTATTCAAACAGAAAGACAATGGGCAAAATTCGATGCTTACCTGTATGTTTATAAAAAATATCCTGGCTTGATACGTTGGACTGTAACCGCATATGCTAAAGAAGATAAAGCATTTTCGGGTAAAGCAACACCCGATTGTTTTTTCTATGTCAACGGAATGATAACTCAATGGGGTGAACAACCACAAGAAGTTGTTCGATATAGTGTGCAGCGAGGTCCAGCTTCAGGGATTTTATATTTTCGGAGCATTCCGATGAATAGCTACGTTTTTTATTTTGAGGATTTTTCGTCTTTAAACGATATTTACCGCCTTACGCAATGTGATAATCCTTATGATTATCCCGCTTTGGGAAACCCTGGTGCTGTTCGGATGGGCCACCCGGAAAGTTGGTTCCAGATGTCCAGTCCCGATGGGAATAATGTCCAGCCGCTCAAACCATATCAAGAGAAAATTGAAAAGTTTTCTGAATTCGGATATGAACGACCGCAGAGTTATCGTATCCCCAAAGGAAAAACAGTTACCTTAGCAGATACATATCTTTATCTTCGGCCAGTGACTAACCATGATAATATTACCATCTGTAAAAATTTTGTTGAAATGCTAGCTGATATCTATCAATACATCTATAAACCGCCAATGATAAAAACTGATTGGGCTAACGATATTGTACCCCAAATGGTTAATGATATTATGCGGATTGAAAACACATCGATTGTGTTGGGAAAATATAAAATACCACGCGCTTATGTACATTATGAACATGAAGATAGCCAACTCTGGACGATAGTTCAGCTTCTTCACCCGTTAGAATTATATATAAAAAAATATCCGGGTAAGAAAAATGCAGTTGAGTTACGAAACCGTTTAAATGAATCACTTCCATTATTTTTCGATAAGGAATGGAAGGGATTCCATAATAATCTAGCGCCAATTAATCAGGATGTATTTTTTACCGTTGTTTATATTTTTACTCCTGCGGTAATTATTGCAGACTTAGCACGATTAGGAAATCAAAATGCTACAACGATGCTGATGGGATTTCGTGATCGTTTATTAATTATGGGGAAAGCGTATAATTATGAAATGGCAGATATCTGGTTACGTGATTTCAGTAAACAAAAAGGATATTATCAGACGGACGCGCTTTGTTGTTATATGTATGTAATGATGGCGTTATATGAGCTCAGTGGCGGGAAAGATAAGGAATGTTTATCCGCAGCAATAGCTGCCGCTAAACGGCTAGAACTTAGATGTATGGACTTAATGTGGGAAGCGAATATGACCGCTGCGGGGGTTGTAGCTTGCGAACAATTATACAAAGCTACAGGCGACGAGAAATACCGAGCATTAGCATATATTCCACTAGCGAATGTTTTACGCGAATGTTGGTTATGGGAATCAGATTATGGTGCAGGTGAAAAGACGGTAACATTTTGGTCGGTTTGTCCTTGTCCTGGCGCACCTACGACAGCAGAATTTGAAGCCCATCGAATGCGATACCATTTTAAAGAGTATCAAAAAATGGCATCTGATTTTTTGTCATCTAATGTAAACGCGTTATTAATTGATAGTTGGAAGCGAGGCCCTACACAAAGTAGATTTGCACTTCCTCCGATTCTTGCAAAAGAAGGATTGATTCAATATATGGCCAAAGAAGGGAAAACTCAGACTAACTGCGGAGAAATTAGGTATACCCAGATGATTCCTTTCGAAGATGTGCGAGCAACTTGGGGTACGGATTTAGAATGGTGGCAGAATAATACTAAATTAGGCGCAGTTGGACAGGAAATATACGGTGCTGGTGGACCGATTTGGTATGCGATATGGCAAGATGAGTTAAATGAATAGAACAGCAATGTCATAATATTTCCAACCGAATTAAGTATGAACGTACAAAATGATATTGTTATCTACATGTGTGGTATCGGACTCATATTCGGATTATTGGCTTGTTCGCACAAAACAACAAATAACCAAACGAAAAAGCAAATAATTATTGTTAATATGACTCGGGATATGGTTGAGATTCATCAGGAAAATTTAAAAATCGAGCAAGAATTTATGCGATTAAATCCGAATATTAAAGTTATAAATATCAATGTACCGAATCGAAGTTATTGGACAAAATTATTAACGATGATTGCTGCCGGTAATCCGCCAGATATGATTTTATTAGATACAGAACAATTCCCAAAATTTGTTAAACGAGGTTATCTGCTTGATTTAACGCCATATCTTGAGAAAGATAGGGAAATTGAAATAGATGATTATTTTCCGGAAGCGGTTCGGCGAAGTTCATATCAAAAGAAAATCTTCGGTATTCCAACAGATACTGCAATAGCCCTTCCTTTTTACAATTGTGATATATTTGACCAAGTAGGAATACCATATCCATCTGAACATTGGAGTTGGGATGATTATCTTAGGATCGCGAAAAAGTTGACCCGAGATATTGATGATGATGGGAAAATTGATATTTATGGTAGTGGCGGTGTTCCTTGGATTCAATATACATTTTCGCAAGGAGGACATTTTGTTGATAATCCCATAAATCCTACTAAATGTACCATTGATGACCAAATTGTAATGAATGCAATCCAGTGGGTAGCTGATTTACGATTAGTCCATAAGGTTTCACCGGATCCAGCGCAACTCGCTTATGAAACTGTCGATGATATGTTTGTGGCTGGGAAAATCGCGATGAATATCAATGGCCATTGGCTAGTACCTAAATATAGAGCAATTAAGAAATTTCGCTGGAATGTTGCATCAATGCCAACCGGAAAAGTCGGGAAAGCGGCGATTAATTTTGGTTCCTGTTATGCAATTCCAGCTGGAACTAAACATCCAGATGCTGCTTGGAAACTCTTAAAATTTTATGCAAGTATACCTATTGCAAAGCGATTTGTTTCGTTTGGATATTTTACTCCGGCCAATAAGTTGATTGCATACTCTCCAGAATTTTTAAACAGCGGTTTA is drawn from bacterium and contains these coding sequences:
- a CDS encoding sugar ABC transporter substrate-binding protein, producing MNVQNDIVIYMCGIGLIFGLLACSHKTTNNQTKKQIIIVNMTRDMVEIHQENLKIEQEFMRLNPNIKVININVPNRSYWTKLLTMIAAGNPPDMILLDTEQFPKFVKRGYLLDLTPYLEKDREIEIDDYFPEAVRRSSYQKKIFGIPTDTAIALPFYNCDIFDQVGIPYPSEHWSWDDYLRIAKKLTRDIDDDGKIDIYGSGGVPWIQYTFSQGGHFVDNPINPTKCTIDDQIVMNAIQWVADLRLVHKVSPDPAQLAYETVDDMFVAGKIAMNINGHWLVPKYRAIKKFRWNVASMPTGKVGKAAINFGSCYAIPAGTKHPDAAWKLLKFYASIPIAKRFVSFGYFTPANKLIAYSPEFLNSGLPPANEKAFLEAMHYTVSYPFFEKNSEMIDMFNSELQSIFIGTKKAKDVCPQLAKQINQRIFNRGE